In Syntrophorhabdaceae bacterium, one DNA window encodes the following:
- a CDS encoding S24 family peptidase, which yields MSSWNFFMTPSSSEILDRIITVKNLKNDAGLARYLKVRPAIISNWRTRGTIPYDMLFSICEQDGFTLDFIISGRGPIYFGDSVGVMGDAPSRGGVAGVEERAKAYAPGNDEFVYISQVTGRISAGKGRIPENSVDVKIAFRREWIKRKGRPENMVLIKVDGDSMEPSLMSGDLVLIDRNRDFIDPQGGIYALALEDIIMIKRVQILTDRVKILSDNPKYEAFDVPSDRIKVNGKVIWFARELER from the coding sequence TTGTCATCATGGAACTTTTTTATGACCCCTTCTTCTAGCGAGATACTGGATAGGATTATAACTGTAAAAAACCTTAAAAATGATGCGGGGTTAGCCCGATACTTGAAGGTGCGGCCCGCAATTATTTCTAATTGGCGCACCAGGGGGACAATCCCTTATGATATGTTGTTTTCAATATGTGAACAAGATGGCTTTACTCTTGACTTCATCATATCAGGCAGGGGCCCTATTTATTTCGGTGACTCAGTGGGGGTGATGGGTGATGCGCCTTCCAGAGGCGGCGTCGCCGGAGTAGAGGAAAGGGCGAAAGCTTATGCACCCGGCAATGATGAATTCGTTTATATTTCTCAGGTTACGGGAAGGATCAGCGCAGGCAAGGGCCGTATTCCCGAAAATTCTGTAGACGTAAAGATTGCCTTCAGAAGAGAGTGGATCAAAAGGAAGGGCAGACCGGAGAACATGGTTCTTATAAAAGTCGATGGCGACAGCATGGAGCCGTCTCTTATGTCGGGAGACTTGGTCCTCATTGATCGTAATCGCGATTTTATCGATCCCCAAGGGGGCATTTATGCTCTGGCTCTCGAGGATATTATCATGATTAAACGCGTTCAAATTCTCACCGACAGGGTAAAGATTCTAAGCGATAATCCCAAATATGAGGCCTTTGATGTCCCTTCAGATAGAATAAAAGTGAACGGAAAAGTGATCTGGTTTGCGAGGGAGTTGGAGAGATAA
- a CDS encoding HD domain-containing phosphohydrolase, with the protein MTKEQLMKELTEARNIAARAQESERRLKRAADGLKKSEARYREMVELANSIILRLDPDGNILLLNQFGLKLFGYTQEELIGRNLIGTLVPLIESSGRQTVHLVESISKNPDMYMEHENENICKNGKRVWVLWTNKAIYDLSGRITEIICIGNDITGRKEAEQALVEARGELETKVRERTGELEKAYEELKYEVVERKIGEEELRESARKYRTIVEEAVEGIFQINGDGVCIMANAALAHMLGYNSPGEFISTEMNGEGKLFVDPRDYRELRRRLKKDGYVKGFETQYRKRDGKAIWVSMNVRAVYDERGSFVWHEGTVEDVSARKKADEQLKESYVRLQRVMEGTIKALSMAIEIRDPYTAGHQIRVTRLAEAIALDMKLTEDHIKAIRIAGLVHDIGKITVPAEILARPGRISVHEYAVLRDHSEAGYEILKDIEFDYPIAEIVLQHHERLDGSGYPHGLRGKKINLEARIISVADVVESMASHRPYRPSLGIEKALDEIKENRGTLYDRHAVDACLRQFAGKKFTFGP; encoded by the coding sequence ATGACAAAGGAACAACTCATGAAGGAATTAACCGAGGCACGAAATATCGCTGCCCGGGCTCAGGAATCTGAACGGCGTCTCAAAAGGGCGGCAGATGGCCTGAAAAAGAGCGAAGCCCGATACCGCGAGATGGTGGAGCTTGCGAACAGCATAATTCTCAGGCTTGATCCGGATGGAAACATACTGCTCCTCAATCAATTTGGTCTAAAGTTATTCGGATATACGCAGGAAGAGCTCATAGGGAGAAACCTCATAGGAACCCTCGTGCCCCTGATCGAATCCTCGGGCCGCCAGACGGTCCATCTCGTGGAATCTATTTCGAAAAACCCCGACATGTATATGGAGCATGAAAATGAGAATATATGTAAAAACGGAAAAAGGGTGTGGGTGCTTTGGACAAATAAGGCTATTTACGATTTGAGTGGCAGGATTACAGAAATAATCTGCATCGGAAATGATATAACGGGCAGGAAAGAGGCAGAGCAGGCACTGGTGGAAGCCAGGGGGGAGCTCGAAACTAAGGTCCGGGAAAGGACGGGGGAGCTAGAAAAGGCGTATGAAGAACTGAAATACGAGGTGGTGGAGCGAAAAATAGGAGAAGAAGAACTAAGAGAAAGCGCTCGTAAATACCGGACTATCGTGGAAGAGGCGGTAGAAGGGATTTTTCAGATCAACGGGGATGGGGTCTGCATAATGGCAAATGCAGCCCTCGCGCACATGCTGGGATATAATTCCCCCGGAGAGTTTATCAGCACCGAAATGAATGGGGAGGGGAAACTATTCGTCGATCCCCGCGATTACCGGGAACTCCGAAGACGACTTAAGAAAGACGGCTATGTGAAGGGGTTCGAAACCCAATATCGCAAGCGAGACGGGAAAGCTATCTGGGTCTCGATGAACGTGCGGGCTGTGTATGACGAGCGGGGCAGTTTCGTATGGCATGAAGGGACGGTCGAAGACGTGAGCGCCCGCAAGAAAGCGGATGAACAGCTGAAAGAGAGTTATGTGAGGCTTCAGCGCGTAATGGAAGGGACGATCAAGGCTCTGTCTATGGCAATTGAAATAAGGGATCCTTATACCGCCGGGCACCAGATAAGGGTTACCCGCCTTGCAGAAGCAATAGCTCTCGACATGAAACTTACCGAAGATCATATAAAAGCGATCCGGATTGCTGGTTTGGTTCATGATATTGGAAAGATTACCGTACCTGCCGAGATCCTCGCGCGGCCGGGCAGAATCAGCGTGCATGAATATGCGGTCTTGAGGGATCACTCGGAGGCAGGATACGAGATACTAAAAGACATCGAATTCGATTATCCCATTGCTGAAATTGTACTCCAGCACCACGAACGCCTTGATGGCAGCGGATATCCACACGGTCTCAGGGGCAAGAAAATAAACTTAGAGGCGAGAATAATATCGGTTGCCGACGTGGTCGAGTCCATGGCGTCCCATAGGCCGTACAGGCCGTCTCTCGGAATTGAAAAAGCACTCGATGAGATAAAAGAAAACAGAGGTACTCTGTACGATCGGCACGCAGTAGATGCCTGTCTCAGGCAGTTTGCCGGAAAGAAGTTCACCTTCGGCCCATGA
- a CDS encoding DedA family protein, whose protein sequence is MNGVIAHMAPYIYRYGWWAVAAAILPEGFGIPLPGESTLIAACLVAAKDRISLFPIIAAAFTAAALGNTIGYGLGFYGGRPLVLRYGRFLLITDAGLGRTEKFFLRYGGVIILVSRFLDVFRQLNGVVAGLTSMPFLKFQIYNILGAALWVGCCAGLAFGFSYGIEDMHLTFTKIRYVLLAVLFIASIAALIYRLRARSTGKG, encoded by the coding sequence GTGAACGGGGTTATCGCCCATATGGCGCCTTACATTTACCGTTACGGCTGGTGGGCCGTGGCCGCAGCCATTCTCCCGGAAGGGTTCGGCATTCCCCTGCCGGGAGAGTCGACATTGATCGCAGCCTGTCTTGTGGCAGCTAAAGATCGCATCTCCTTATTTCCTATCATCGCTGCCGCATTTACGGCAGCCGCCCTTGGCAACACTATCGGATATGGTCTCGGTTTCTACGGGGGGCGACCCCTGGTCCTGCGTTACGGCCGTTTTCTGTTGATCACGGACGCAGGCCTTGGGAGAACGGAAAAATTCTTTCTTCGATATGGCGGCGTGATCATCCTGGTGTCGCGATTCCTGGACGTGTTCCGCCAACTGAACGGCGTGGTAGCAGGTCTCACCTCCATGCCTTTTCTCAAGTTCCAGATATATAATATTTTGGGGGCGGCTCTTTGGGTGGGGTGTTGCGCCGGCCTCGCCTTCGGGTTCAGCTATGGCATAGAGGACATGCACCTGACCTTCACAAAAATAAGATATGTCCTTCTCGCCGTCCTCTTTATCGCCTCGATTGCAGCCCTGATCTATCGTCTGAGAGCACGTTCCACCGGAAAAGGCTAA
- a CDS encoding UPF0182 family protein, with protein sequence MTRRFGRAIMVAVLIIILYSASKGVGIYVDWLFFSELGFQSVFAKAMSAEVATGVGFGALFLFFVGINVLLACRGKTPSIDVVLMNRMRIAVDPSKFVGVLQPVGLVIALLGGVMAGLWGASLWTQALLFFNSVATGTKDPLFGLDLSFYLFRLPFWEALNGYVGFLLFFTLLITAAIYTMRGGVVLFGRTISFLRQAKTHLAVLALLFFIKLALGFYLERFGTLYGSHSVITGAGYADVYGRLIALGALVPLTVAGGLVFAYGLWKDRWKLALYPSVILIVLYIVGAGIYPAALQNFKVAPSELALEEPFIAHHVALTQYGYNLGKVQVVPFDVSFNLTQKDLKNNETTLKNVRLWDESPLLKTYSQLQQIRTYYRFHGIDNDRYTIGGEYRQVMLSARELSYDDLPSRSWINEKLVFTHGNGVVMGYASRISKEGLPEFIIKDIPPVSNVGVKITTPEIYYGELTDDYVIVNTKVPEFSYPTVDGNVYTSYKGKGGIRLDSLLKRALFAAYFKTAKIPLTGEITSQSRILYNRNVVERVRMIAPFLLYDSDPYIVASDDGTLHWIIDAYTVSDRLPYSKPLKNGINYMRNSVKVTVDAYNGTTRFYLSDREDMVAKVYQSIFPHLFTPLAEMPAALRGHVRYPKDFFKVQTSLYATYHMKDPKVFYNKEDLWEIPVRGEKAMSPYYLIMKLPEEKREEYVLLMPYTPSKRDNLAAWFAARCDEPNYGRLIVYTFPRDRLVFGPRQVDARIDQDSYISQQLTLWGQRGSQVIRGSLQIIPIEKSLLYIQPLFLSAEDKGGLPELRRVVAAYENHVVMEENLEQCLASLFGNAKAPPPSASPEKAFAPPAKTGIQDLARDAAQILERAKTLQRQGDWAGYGEQLKKLEQTLKQMSGK encoded by the coding sequence ATGACGCGCAGATTCGGCCGTGCCATTATGGTAGCCGTACTTATAATAATTCTCTATAGCGCTTCCAAAGGGGTCGGCATCTATGTCGATTGGCTCTTTTTCTCCGAGCTCGGCTTTCAAAGCGTATTCGCCAAGGCCATGTCCGCGGAGGTTGCTACAGGGGTCGGTTTCGGCGCCCTCTTCCTTTTCTTCGTGGGTATCAATGTGCTCCTCGCGTGCAGGGGAAAAACGCCTTCCATTGATGTAGTGCTCATGAATCGCATGAGAATTGCCGTAGACCCGAGCAAGTTCGTGGGGGTATTGCAGCCCGTAGGCCTTGTGATCGCCCTTCTCGGAGGGGTAATGGCCGGTCTTTGGGGGGCAAGTCTTTGGACCCAGGCGCTCCTCTTTTTCAATTCCGTGGCTACGGGCACAAAAGACCCCCTCTTCGGCCTCGATCTGAGCTTCTATCTCTTCAGGCTGCCTTTCTGGGAGGCACTGAACGGATACGTGGGATTCCTCCTCTTCTTTACCCTTCTTATCACTGCGGCGATCTATACCATGAGGGGCGGGGTCGTCCTCTTCGGACGGACCATCTCGTTTCTGAGGCAGGCAAAGACCCATCTCGCGGTTTTGGCGCTCCTTTTTTTCATAAAACTTGCCCTCGGCTTTTACCTGGAACGGTTCGGGACCCTCTACGGGAGCCACAGCGTCATTACAGGCGCCGGATATGCCGATGTCTACGGGAGGCTTATTGCCCTGGGCGCCCTCGTGCCCCTCACGGTGGCGGGAGGTCTCGTCTTTGCCTATGGGCTGTGGAAAGACAGGTGGAAGCTTGCCCTCTATCCTTCGGTGATCCTTATTGTGCTCTATATAGTAGGGGCGGGCATTTACCCGGCGGCCCTCCAGAACTTCAAGGTAGCCCCCAGCGAGCTTGCCCTGGAGGAGCCTTTTATCGCCCACCACGTGGCCCTCACCCAATACGGGTATAACCTCGGCAAGGTGCAGGTCGTGCCTTTCGACGTATCCTTCAACCTTACTCAAAAAGACCTCAAAAACAACGAAACTACCCTCAAGAACGTGAGGCTCTGGGACGAGTCGCCCCTTCTCAAGACTTACAGCCAGCTTCAGCAGATCAGGACCTACTACCGGTTTCACGGGATCGACAACGACCGGTACACTATCGGAGGGGAGTACCGCCAGGTAATGCTCTCCGCCCGCGAGCTTTCTTATGACGATCTCCCGAGCAGATCCTGGATCAATGAAAAACTGGTCTTTACCCACGGAAACGGCGTGGTAATGGGCTATGCGAGCAGGATCTCGAAGGAAGGCCTCCCGGAGTTTATCATCAAAGATATACCGCCCGTCTCCAACGTAGGCGTGAAAATCACCACTCCCGAGATCTATTACGGGGAATTGACCGATGATTATGTGATCGTAAATACTAAAGTCCCTGAATTCAGTTATCCCACCGTCGACGGGAACGTCTACACCTCTTACAAGGGCAAAGGAGGAATACGACTCGACTCCCTTCTGAAACGGGCACTCTTCGCCGCCTACTTCAAAACTGCCAAAATACCTCTTACCGGCGAGATCACAAGCCAGAGCAGGATACTCTACAATAGGAACGTGGTTGAGAGAGTGCGGATGATCGCCCCTTTTCTCCTTTACGATTCGGACCCTTACATTGTGGCATCCGATGACGGCACCCTCCACTGGATAATAGACGCCTACACGGTTTCGGACCGCCTTCCCTACTCGAAGCCGCTCAAAAACGGCATAAACTATATGAGGAACTCGGTCAAGGTGACCGTAGATGCGTACAACGGCACGACCAGGTTTTATCTAAGCGACCGTGAAGATATGGTCGCGAAGGTCTACCAGTCTATCTTTCCCCACCTCTTCACGCCTCTCGCGGAAATGCCGGCTGCGCTCCGGGGGCACGTGCGCTACCCCAAAGATTTTTTTAAGGTCCAGACCTCTCTTTATGCTACCTATCATATGAAAGATCCGAAGGTGTTCTACAATAAAGAGGATCTGTGGGAGATACCGGTCCGTGGAGAGAAGGCCATGTCGCCTTACTACCTGATCATGAAGCTGCCCGAGGAAAAACGGGAGGAATACGTTCTTCTCATGCCCTACACCCCTTCGAAAAGAGACAATCTTGCGGCCTGGTTTGCCGCACGTTGTGATGAGCCCAACTATGGAAGGCTGATCGTCTATACCTTTCCGAGAGACAGGCTCGTATTCGGACCCCGCCAGGTCGATGCGAGGATCGATCAGGATTCCTATATTTCTCAGCAGCTCACCCTTTGGGGTCAGCGGGGCTCCCAGGTAATACGGGGAAGCCTTCAGATCATCCCGATAGAGAAATCACTCCTCTATATTCAGCCCCTCTTTCTCTCAGCTGAAGACAAGGGAGGACTTCCGGAGCTGAGACGGGTGGTCGCGGCATATGAAAATCATGTGGTCATGGAGGAGAATCTCGAGCAGTGCCTCGCCTCTCTTTTCGGGAATGCGAAGGCCCCTCCCCCTTCCGCTTCTCCTGAAAAGGCGTTCGCTCCTCCAGCAAAAACAGGCATTCAGGACCTTGCCAGGGATGCGGCACAGATCCTTGAGCGTGCAAAGACCTTACAGAGGCAGGGCGACTGGGCTGGATATGGAGAGCAGCTTAAGAAGCTCGAACAGACCCTGAAGCAGATGTCGGGGAAATAG
- a CDS encoding ABC transporter substrate-binding protein, protein MKSVKLFFLILLGCLIITGTAGAADTVKIGLLVPLTGAAAADGASALNSVKLAVERVNAEGGLMGKKVELVSYDDRGDAKEAVALARKLIEQDKVVAAVGGSYSQPSRAVAPIFQEEKIPFVAAYAVHPDITKAGNFCFRNGFLGQVEGKSAGYVAVKMLKAKKIALLTSDNDFGRTLADGFKYYIDKYAKGTASIVSQQVYPMAEKDFKAYLSKIKQDSPDLILASGYYFQTGPIVKQAREMGITAPILGEEGADSPKFVEIAGIQAAEGFIIVTNLNRDDKRPEVKKFLSTYEQRFKIQPDMVGASAYDGFMIICDAIKRAKSVKGADIRGAIASIKNFNGLTGDIKRFTPEGEVVKDVQVQIVKKGKFRNLGVVSDPELITP, encoded by the coding sequence ATGAAATCGGTGAAGCTTTTCTTTCTTATTCTTTTAGGATGCCTCATTATTACAGGTACGGCCGGAGCGGCCGATACCGTAAAGATCGGCCTTCTGGTCCCTCTTACCGGCGCGGCCGCGGCGGACGGGGCGAGTGCCTTGAATTCGGTGAAGCTCGCCGTCGAGCGGGTCAATGCCGAAGGGGGCCTCATGGGCAAAAAGGTGGAGCTTGTCTCCTACGATGACAGGGGCGACGCAAAAGAGGCCGTGGCCCTCGCACGAAAGCTCATCGAGCAGGACAAGGTCGTGGCGGCGGTAGGCGGCTCCTACAGCCAGCCGAGCAGGGCCGTGGCTCCCATTTTTCAGGAAGAGAAGATACCCTTCGTGGCAGCCTATGCGGTCCATCCCGATATCACAAAAGCGGGAAACTTTTGCTTCCGTAACGGCTTTCTGGGTCAGGTGGAAGGCAAGTCCGCGGGCTACGTGGCAGTCAAGATGCTGAAGGCAAAGAAGATCGCCCTGCTCACGAGCGACAATGACTTCGGCCGCACCCTCGCCGACGGCTTCAAATATTACATCGACAAATATGCCAAGGGGACGGCTTCAATCGTCTCTCAGCAGGTCTATCCCATGGCTGAAAAGGATTTCAAGGCGTACCTTTCGAAGATCAAACAGGACAGCCCTGACCTCATCCTCGCAAGCGGCTACTATTTCCAGACCGGACCGATCGTAAAGCAGGCAAGGGAGATGGGCATTACCGCGCCCATTCTAGGAGAAGAGGGCGCCGATTCCCCTAAATTCGTGGAGATCGCGGGCATCCAGGCTGCCGAGGGCTTCATCATCGTCACGAACCTGAACAGGGACGATAAAAGGCCGGAGGTAAAGAAGTTCCTCTCCACCTACGAGCAGAGATTCAAGATTCAGCCCGACATGGTGGGCGCATCCGCCTATGACGGCTTCATGATCATCTGCGACGCCATAAAGCGCGCCAAGAGCGTGAAGGGAGCCGATATACGGGGCGCCATCGCCTCGATCAAGAACTTCAACGGCCTGACAGGCGACATAAAGAGGTTCACCCCTGAAGGGGAGGTCGTAAAAGACGTCCAGGTCCAGATCGTGAAGAAGGGCAAATTCCGCAATCTGGGCGTAGTGAGCGATCCGGAGCTTATTACCCCGTAG
- a CDS encoding ABC transporter ATP-binding protein: MLLEVKGIHIAYGDIEAVSGVNFRLEEGELVSIIGANGAGKTSILSALMGILPVKAGAIFFKGRDITTMASHERARIGIRMVPERSRLFPRLTVYENLLTGVYGLKKKIPVDKRIDWLYGIFPILKERSGQLATTLSGGEQQQLSIARALISDPELLLVDEVSMGLMPKLVEQVFGVLEQLNREQGLTILLVEQNAFASLSISKRGYVLETGSCVLEGHARDLLVDPRVKEVYLGN, translated from the coding sequence ATGCTCCTTGAGGTGAAAGGTATTCACATCGCCTACGGCGATATCGAAGCAGTCTCGGGTGTCAATTTCCGGCTCGAAGAAGGAGAGCTCGTCTCCATCATCGGCGCGAACGGGGCGGGTAAGACCTCGATTTTGAGCGCCCTCATGGGCATACTGCCGGTGAAGGCCGGGGCGATTTTTTTTAAGGGACGGGATATTACCACCATGGCCTCCCATGAACGGGCGAGAATCGGGATAAGAATGGTGCCGGAGCGCTCCCGACTCTTCCCGAGACTTACCGTGTACGAGAACCTTCTTACCGGTGTTTACGGCCTTAAGAAGAAGATACCGGTGGATAAGAGGATCGATTGGCTCTACGGCATATTCCCCATCCTTAAGGAGAGGAGCGGCCAGCTCGCGACCACCCTTTCAGGGGGCGAGCAGCAGCAGTTGTCCATTGCCAGGGCCCTCATATCGGACCCTGAGCTCCTGCTCGTTGACGAGGTTTCCATGGGGCTCATGCCGAAACTCGTGGAGCAGGTCTTCGGGGTCCTGGAACAGTTGAACCGCGAACAGGGCCTCACGATTCTCCTGGTGGAGCAGAATGCCTTCGCGTCCCTTTCCATTTCGAAGAGAGGCTACGTGCTTGAGACGGGCTCGTGTGTGCTCGAAGGTCATGCCCGGGACCTTCTTGTGGACCCGCGGGTGAAGGAAGTATATCTGGGCAATTAA
- a CDS encoding ABC transporter ATP-binding protein, which yields MNEPLLSARGVSKYFGGLKAVDGVDFDLFAGEILGILGPNGAGKTVLFNLISGAYEPSGGEILLQGRRISGLPSHVIAREGIGRTFQIVKPFATLTVLENVLVALGVMRYGRLARIWSSSRSKADRTRAMECLEKVGLAELADRKAGLLPLGNLRRLEIARALVVGHTLLLLDESFSGLRHEEIARLESLIRTIRGEGRTVILIEHNMRVTMGLCDRIVVLDHGRKIAEGPPQVIQEDETVIEAYLGRKGVAYAP from the coding sequence ATGAACGAACCGCTCCTCTCCGCACGGGGGGTCTCCAAATATTTCGGGGGCCTGAAGGCCGTGGACGGGGTCGATTTCGACCTCTTTGCAGGTGAGATACTGGGAATTCTCGGTCCCAACGGCGCGGGTAAGACCGTGCTCTTCAACCTCATCTCCGGCGCCTATGAGCCGAGCGGAGGGGAGATTCTCCTCCAGGGAAGAAGGATTTCCGGCCTTCCCTCCCATGTGATCGCTCGGGAAGGGATAGGCAGGACCTTTCAGATCGTGAAGCCTTTCGCCACCCTCACGGTCCTGGAGAACGTGCTCGTGGCCCTCGGTGTCATGCGCTATGGACGGCTTGCCAGAATATGGTCGTCCTCCCGCTCGAAGGCGGATCGAACAAGGGCGATGGAATGCCTTGAAAAGGTAGGACTCGCCGAGCTCGCCGACAGGAAAGCGGGGCTTTTACCCCTGGGCAACCTCCGCCGTCTTGAGATTGCCCGCGCCCTGGTGGTGGGCCATACCCTCCTTCTCCTGGATGAGTCCTTTTCCGGCCTGAGACATGAAGAGATCGCCCGTCTGGAGTCGCTCATCAGGACCATACGGGGCGAGGGACGCACCGTGATCCTCATCGAGCACAATATGCGGGTCACCATGGGTCTCTGCGACCGCATCGTGGTCCTTGACCACGGAAGGAAGATCGCTGAAGGGCCACCTCAGGTGATACAGGAGGACGAGACGGTGATCGAGGCCTATCTCGGCAGGAAGGGGGTGGCCTATGCTCCTTGA
- a CDS encoding branched-chain amino acid ABC transporter permease has protein sequence MSSYVITIGTLIVIQAIAVCGLNVIVGYAGQISLGHAAFFGIGAYTAAILSTKLGLSFWTALPLVLAISMSIGFLLGLPSIRVREDFLAITTIGINFIVEAVFRYVPFFGGALGIGGIPRIMFFDIRLKGISFFYLCLGFLAVTQLICWWFTRSWASLACYAIREEESAASAMGISPVRFKLLAFVIGTAMAALGGSLYAHYMQFISAGDFSFPVSVMLLSMLVLGGMGTLWGPVVGTVILGILPELFRPLVDYRMLFYTVLLILVIRFQPGGLLGEESAMRRVLDPILRRSKG, from the coding sequence ATGAGCTCCTATGTCATCACCATCGGCACCCTCATCGTGATACAGGCCATTGCGGTCTGCGGGCTCAATGTGATCGTGGGTTATGCGGGCCAGATCTCTCTCGGCCATGCGGCCTTTTTCGGCATCGGCGCCTATACGGCTGCCATACTCTCTACCAAGCTCGGCCTTTCCTTCTGGACCGCCCTGCCCCTGGTACTCGCCATAAGCATGTCGATCGGATTCCTCCTCGGGCTCCCGAGCATCAGGGTGAGGGAGGATTTTCTCGCCATCACCACCATCGGCATCAACTTTATAGTGGAGGCGGTCTTCCGGTACGTGCCCTTCTTCGGCGGCGCCCTCGGCATCGGAGGCATCCCCCGGATCATGTTCTTCGACATCCGGCTGAAGGGCATCTCCTTTTTTTATCTCTGCCTCGGCTTTCTCGCCGTGACCCAGCTCATCTGCTGGTGGTTCACCCGCTCTTGGGCGAGCCTCGCATGCTATGCCATACGGGAAGAGGAATCGGCGGCCTCTGCCATGGGGATATCTCCTGTCAGGTTCAAGCTCCTTGCCTTTGTCATCGGCACGGCCATGGCGGCCCTCGGAGGCTCCCTTTACGCCCATTACATGCAGTTTATCAGTGCGGGGGACTTCTCCTTCCCTGTCTCCGTGATGCTTTTGAGTATGCTCGTACTGGGCGGCATGGGCACCTTGTGGGGCCCTGTGGTGGGGACCGTGATTTTGGGCATCCTCCCCGAGCTCTTCCGTCCCCTCGTCGACTATCGTATGCTCTTCTATACGGTGCTCCTCATCCTCGTGATCCGCTTTCAGCCAGGCGGCCTTCTGGGCGAAGAAAGCGCCATGCGCCGCGTACTCGACCCCATTCTCAGAAGGAGCAAAGGATGA
- a CDS encoding branched-chain amino acid ABC transporter permease, producing MRLFIEQLLNGLAMGSIYALITLGLALVYGIMRILHVAHAAVFTVGAYAGLLLYGLTGSLIVGFLGSMVLCSVLGVLIERFIYYPLMKYPPYVPLIGSIAVMLSLEEVLRLVAGPYILTFPAKLPFPDLTVGGINISSTILAVYAITALVLLVLWYITTRTELGLAMRATSQDIAISGAMGINSHRIISLTFVIGSSIASIAGILVGIYYNQVYPTMGTVPAYKTLALIVVGGLGSVPGAVIASLLLGTAETLLIGYANIPLPRDALAFIAMIGVLMWRSEGLLGSSR from the coding sequence ATGCGTTTATTTATCGAACAACTGCTGAACGGTCTCGCCATGGGCTCCATCTATGCCCTCATAACCCTGGGGCTTGCCCTCGTCTATGGCATCATGAGGATACTCCACGTGGCCCATGCGGCAGTCTTCACCGTGGGGGCCTATGCGGGGCTCCTCCTCTATGGCCTTACCGGAAGCCTTATCGTCGGCTTCTTGGGCTCCATGGTGCTCTGCTCAGTCCTGGGGGTGCTCATCGAGAGGTTCATCTACTATCCGCTCATGAAATATCCGCCCTATGTACCCCTTATCGGAAGCATCGCCGTCATGCTCTCCCTCGAAGAGGTGCTCCGCCTCGTTGCCGGTCCCTATATCCTCACCTTCCCGGCAAAGCTTCCCTTCCCTGACCTCACGGTGGGCGGCATCAACATATCCTCCACGATCCTCGCTGTGTACGCCATTACCGCCCTCGTGCTCCTCGTGCTCTGGTATATCACGACCCGGACCGAGCTTGGCCTCGCCATGCGGGCCACCTCCCAGGATATCGCCATTTCCGGGGCTATGGGCATAAACAGCCACAGGATCATATCCCTCACCTTTGTCATAGGCTCGTCCATCGCCTCCATCGCGGGGATTCTCGTGGGGATCTATTATAACCAGGTATATCCCACCATGGGGACCGTCCCCGCTTACAAGACACTGGCACTCATCGTGGTGGGCGGCTTAGGCTCCGTGCCCGGCGCCGTGATCGCCTCGCTCCTTCTCGGCACCGCGGAGACCCTCCTCATCGGCTATGCGAATATCCCCCTTCCCAGGGACGCCCTCGCCTTTATCGCCATGATAGGGGTTCTCATGTGGCGCTCGGAAGGGCTTCTCGGCTCATCGAGGTAG
- a CDS encoding cyclodeaminase/cyclohydrolase family protein, with product MLSELKIKEFLERVGSGEPVPGGGSVAALGAAISAALSAMVARLTLGRSNEASLDGRMTAILGRAEEIGARLTVDIDRDSAAYTEVMKAYRMVKTTDGEKAARQQAIQAALTEAARVPMSVAEAGVELLDLSKRVIVEGNVNAVTDGAVGALMARSAVLGALLNVRINLSSLKDESFVSAMAEKADILEIKAREMESEILSHARAIMEREG from the coding sequence ATGCTATCGGAATTGAAAATTAAAGAATTCCTGGAACGGGTGGGTTCAGGTGAGCCCGTCCCCGGCGGAGGAAGTGTGGCCGCCCTCGGTGCGGCAATTTCCGCAGCCCTGTCCGCCATGGTCGCCCGCCTTACCTTGGGAAGATCGAACGAGGCGAGTCTCGACGGGCGGATGACCGCGATACTAGGGCGGGCGGAGGAGATCGGGGCGCGGCTCACGGTCGATATCGACAGGGATTCAGCCGCATATACCGAAGTGATGAAGGCATACCGGATGGTGAAAACCACGGATGGGGAAAAGGCTGCGCGGCAGCAGGCGATTCAGGCAGCCCTGACCGAGGCGGCACGGGTACCGATGTCCGTGGCCGAAGCAGGGGTAGAGCTTCTCGACCTCTCGAAAAGGGTTATCGTCGAGGGGAACGTGAACGCCGTCACCGACGGCGCGGTGGGGGCTTTGATGGCCCGCTCCGCGGTTCTGGGGGCCCTCCTCAACGTGCGGATAAACCTCTCGTCCCTTAAGGACGAGTCTTTCGTCTCCGCCATGGCGGAAAAGGCGGATATTCTCGAAATAAAAGCGCGGGAGATGGAGAGCGAGATTCTCTCCCACGCCCGCGCCATAATGGAAAGAGAGGGTTAA